In Candidatus Uhrbacteria bacterium CG10_big_fil_rev_8_21_14_0_10_50_16, the genomic window CTCGTCGTGTTCCACCACAATAATCGTATTACCCATATCACGGAGCTCCAGTAACGTAGCAATCAACTTGTCGTTATCGCGTTGATGCAGCCCGATCGTTGGTTCATCCAACACATACATAGCCCCCACCAATCGTGATCCAATCTGTGAAGCCAAACGAATGCGTTGCGCTTCCCCGCCGGACAACGTTCCCGCGCGACGATCAAGCGTCAGGTATTCAATTCCCACATTCAACATAAACTGCAGTCGATTGTTAATCTCCCGCAATATATTCTCTGCGATTTTTGCTGATTGCGCATTTAATTTAATGTGAGACAAAAACGCCTGTGCGTCGTCTATGTTCATGCGTGTCACCTCCACAATACTTTTGCCGCCCACCCACACATGTAACCCCTCAGGACGCAATCGCTTGCCGTTACAAACTGGGCATACACTTTCTGAGAAAAGCGATTCAATACCCAACCCATCACAACCCGGGCACGCACCGTAAGGTGAGTTAAAACTAAACAAGCGCGGCTCAATCTCCGGGAACGAGAATTCATCATCGGGACAGCTAAACTTGGAAGAGAGTAATCGCTCACGTTTTCCGCCAAACAACACGGTCATCACATCTTTCCCATATTCCAAACACGTCTCAATCCCCTCCGAGATCCGTTGTCGAGTCTCCTTGGAGACCTTTTTCATTTCTGCCGCCGTGAGCGTGTCGACCACCACCTCAATGGTGTGCTTGCCATAACGTGACAGCGTAATCTGCTCCGAGAGGTTATGAATTTTGCCATCCACGCGCACCTTGGCGAATCCGCTATTATATAAATCGTACAGCAACTGATAGTACTCGCCCTTACGTCCACGCACAGCAGGTCCGAGCAACATCACCTTCTCACCCTTCGATTCACTCACAATCACGTCCACCATCTCGTCGACGGTGAGTTTTTGAATCGGTTTTTGACACACCACACAATGCGGCTGACCGATACGCGCATACAACACACGCAAATAGTCATACACCTCAGTAATTGTCGCCACCGTTGAGCGGGGATTTCTAGAATGCGCTTTTTGATCAATCGAGATAGCCGGGCTCAATCCTTCTATTTCATCCACATCCGGTTTTTGCAATTGCCCCAAAAATTGCCGGGCATAGGCCGACAAAGACTCCACATACCGTCGCTGCCCCTCCGCAAAGATCGTATCAAAGGCCAAACTCGACTTTCCAGAGCCAGAAAGCCCTGTAATACAGATCATTTTGTTGCGTGGCAGCTCTAAACTCACGTCTTTGAGGTTGTGTTCTCGCGCCCCTTTGATTCTGATGTGTTCTTGCATACGTATTGGTAAATATTATCCACAGAGAGCTACCGTTGACGCACCATTTTTATGTGCTCCTCAAAATTTGTTAAGATACGAGCGAAAGGAGGAATTCCCATGGAATCATTCACCCTCTCACCAAAGATGCCCGATCCCTGCCTGCCCTTTCATGACTGGGTACGCACTCTGTTATATGTCTGGGCGGGGTACGGTGGCTGTCGACCTCCGGATGCGCCTCAGGACAAGTCGTGTCCAGATCCAACCCGAACGCTCAGCAACGAAACCATCGATCAGATCGTCAGCGGCATGTTCTGCCTTCCGCCGGATCGAATGCTGGCCTTCGTTGCACGTCACACTCCTCCCAACGACGACATCAGTGCCAACCTTGGGGAAGGGACGATTCTCGCGGGTGGAGTTGGTGCGAGCCAGATCTTCTACCGGTTCATCCGCATCATCGGTAGCTGTGGGGAGACGGTCTACGGGTACCGTAGGTACTGGCACCGTCCCAATAATCCCATCTTCCCGTTCCCAGAAGATCTACAGGCGGCTATCGATCTCGGTCGACGCACATGTTTGTTTCGCATCGCCCTGGGCAACGTCGACGAGTTCACAAGGGGGCAGATTCGTTTCTTCTCCGACCTTCACGTCCTTCTTGCGGCGCACCCCTAGCGGTTGCGTCGTTCACTTTTTTTCTTACCCATCTCTTTAACCTCCTTCTCTAACGTCGCGATCTCATCCCTCAACAGTGCCGCCGTCTCAAAGTCCAAATCCTGTGCGGCCTGACTCATGGCGTATTGCTTCTCTTTAATGACGGCCTTTATCTCGTGCGGCTCAGCCAGAAGTTCAATATCCAATACATCCGAGATATCCACGTCCTCCGGCATTCCGCCAAACAAACCGCGAATGTCTGACAGATCACGTTTAGTGCTCCGTGGCGTAATCTTATGCTTTTTGTTGTACGTCGTTTGAATGGCGCGTCTGCGATTGGTCTCCTCGATCGCGCGGCTAAGTGATCCCGTCATTTTATCTGCATACAACACTACTTGTCCACGCACGTTACGTGCCGCTCGTCCCATGGTTTGGATGAGCGCCATTTCTGATCTCAGAAAGCCTTCTTTATCTGCATCCAAAATCGCCACCAGTGACACCTCAGGAAGGTCCAGCCCCTCTCGCAACAAGTTGACCCCCACAATCACATCCACAATCCCGTTTCTAAACTTAGAGAGAATCTCCACACGCTCCATGGTTTTAATATCACTGTGCAGATACGAAACTTTGATTCCCTCGTCCGTTAAATAGTCTGTCAGGTCCTCCGACATTTTTTTGGTCAACGTGGTCACCAGCACACGATCACCCTGTGTGATCCGGTCCTTAATACGCGGGATGAGATCATCAACTTGACCAGGCGATTCCTCCGTACCCGACACGGGCATCACGAGGATTTCTGGGTCAATAAGCCCCGTTGGGCGAATAATTTGCTCCACCACTTGATCGCTCTGATCGAGTTCTATCTCTCCGGGCGTCGCCGACACATACACGCGCTGTCCAATGCGTTTTGCAAACTCCTCATAACTCAATGGTCTGTTATCCACGGCGCTCGGTAATCGGAAACCGTGCTCTACCAAGTTTTGTTTCCGTGCCTGATCCCCGGCCAACATCCCTCGCACCTGCGGCAAAGTCACGTGTGACTCGTCGATAATCGTCAAAAAGTCTTCTGGGAAAAAGTCGATCAGGGTAAATGGCGGTTCTCCTGGCTTGCGTCCATCAAACCAACGCGAGTAGTTCTCGATGCCACTGCAAAATCCTGTTTGCTCAATCATGGAAAGATCGTAAATCGTCCGTCGCTTTAATCGCTCTGCCTCCAACATCTTGCCAACGGCTTCCAATTCCGCCACGCGATCCGTCATCTCGGCACGAATTCCTGCGACCGCTTTTTTGACCACGCTCGGCGACGTATTGTAATGACGTGCCGGGAATAACCAGAGTTCCTCCGAGTGTTTAAGGTGTCGGCGAGTGACCGCGTCTAACTCGCTCATTTTTTTGAGTTGCCCTTCCTCAAACTCCAATCGATACAGCACTTCCAAGTTGATGGGCATGATTTCCATCACATCTCCACGCACGCGAAAATGTCCGCGCGTAAGATCACCCGTTGTACGCTCAAATTGCATAGAAAGGAGCTCGCGCATAATGAGCTCACGCGTCATGTTGCCGTGCAAAGGAATTTGCAGCACGTTGGCCTGGTACTCCTCCGGTGATCCCAGTGAGTAGATACATGACACGCTCGCCACAATAATCACATCGCGACGTGTAAGTAGCGCTTGGGTTGCGGCGTGACGCAGACGGTCGATCTCGTCGTTAATTTGCGCCTCTTTCTCAATATAGGTATCACTTCCTGGCATGTAAGCCTCCGGTTGATAGTAATCGTAGTAAGACACAAAGTATTCCACCACGTTATCCGGGAAGAATTGACGAAACTCGGCACAAAGCTGCGCTGCCAAGGTTTTGTTGTGAGCCACCACCAGCGTTGGGCGCTGTGTCCGCTCAATCACGTTGGCCATAGTGAAGGTTTTACCAGATCCTGTAACACCCAGGAGCGTTTGCTCGTGCATCTGCGCACCTAAGCCTTCCACAAGCGCGTTAATGGCTTTTGGTTGATCCCCTGCGGGTTGGTAGTCGGAATGGAGTTGAAATTTCATATACACACAAAACGCCCAGTACTTAGGGGTACTAGGGGGTCAGAAAAGATTCGTGGCCATTCTACCCAAACAAAAGGCGAACGTCAATGTGTATAGTTGTTGATTGACAACGCGAGGAATTCGTGGCATGATCGTGACGTTCCACACATGGTTTGACATTCGGGGATCGTCTAATGGTAGGACACCAGGTTTTGGTCCTGGGAATCGGGGTTCGAACCCCTGTCCCCGAACCAAAGAAAAATCACGGCGCGCTGCCGTGGTTTTTCTTTGTGTGATGGGGTGGAGAGAACATGCCATTGAGGCATGTTTGACGGGTGAGAACGGCCGGAGCCATGTTGCGCTGATATTGGCGAGAAGTGCAACGGCGAGGCCCGGACCCGAACCCGAATTTTCGGAAGAAAATGAGAGGTGAGGGCGCAAACAGGTGTGTCTATGGTAAAATTGGTTTGTAAACACAAATCATAACCCTATGATTGACAGGTTATCTCTCCCCATCGTAGAAAATCGCAGAGAAAAAGATCCTTCTACCAGCATCTTTACAAGGCAAGAGATCATTGCACCAAAAGACTTCGTTTCTGTATTTCATGAAACCTCCCCCCAGAGGCTACAAGATATTGACGCGTATGGTTTACATTTTGATGCTGAAGTGAGAAATTTTTCTAATCCGACATTAATTAGCACATTTAATGACATCCTTAACAAGGCCAGACCCGAATGGGCAAGACAAGCCAAGCTTGATCGGGATCAGGTTCTCTTTGCTTATCCAAATTTAGAACTTGGTCACGGTATGGGCGGTCTTGCAGACGAACGTTTTAACGATAAAAAACACATTGCCGTTTTTGAAACAATGCAAAAATACAATCCCAAAGACCTACAGAAGCATGGGATCACAACCTGGGAGGAGTATCGTGATTACGTCATTTCTGAAATTCAGCAAAGTAAAACAATGCAAGGAGCGCTTTTGGAGCTCAAGGTTGATCCAACGACTTCTTTTGTTGGTGACTTGATGTTAATTGAAGATGCCAGATTTTTTGCCGATCGTACTCTCCGCGAACAAGCTCTTGCCAACTACTGGCGATCTGTTATTGCATTTACAGATTTTCAAAAGTGGTA contains:
- a CDS encoding excinuclease ABC subunit B (The UvrABC repair system catalyzes the recognition and processing of DNA lesions. The beta-hairpin of the Uvr-B subunit is inserted between the strands, where it probes for the presence of a lesion); protein product: MKFQLHSDYQPAGDQPKAINALVEGLGAQMHEQTLLGVTGSGKTFTMANVIERTQRPTLVVAHNKTLAAQLCAEFRQFFPDNVVEYFVSYYDYYQPEAYMPGSDTYIEKEAQINDEIDRLRHAATQALLTRRDVIIVASVSCIYSLGSPEEYQANVLQIPLHGNMTRELIMRELLSMQFERTTGDLTRGHFRVRGDVMEIMPINLEVLYRLEFEEGQLKKMSELDAVTRRHLKHSEELWLFPARHYNTSPSVVKKAVAGIRAEMTDRVAELEAVGKMLEAERLKRRTIYDLSMIEQTGFCSGIENYSRWFDGRKPGEPPFTLIDFFPEDFLTIIDESHVTLPQVRGMLAGDQARKQNLVEHGFRLPSAVDNRPLSYEEFAKRIGQRVYVSATPGEIELDQSDQVVEQIIRPTGLIDPEILVMPVSGTEESPGQVDDLIPRIKDRITQGDRVLVTTLTKKMSEDLTDYLTDEGIKVSYLHSDIKTMERVEILSKFRNGIVDVIVGVNLLREGLDLPEVSLVAILDADKEGFLRSEMALIQTMGRAARNVRGQVVLYADKMTGSLSRAIEETNRRRAIQTTYNKKHKITPRSTKRDLSDIRGLFGGMPEDVDISDVLDIELLAEPHEIKAVIKEKQYAMSQAAQDLDFETAALLRDEIATLEKEVKEMGKKKSERRNR
- the uvrA gene encoding excinuclease ABC subunit A; the encoded protein is MQEHIRIKGAREHNLKDVSLELPRNKMICITGLSGSGKSSLAFDTIFAEGQRRYVESLSAYARQFLGQLQKPDVDEIEGLSPAISIDQKAHSRNPRSTVATITEVYDYLRVLYARIGQPHCVVCQKPIQKLTVDEMVDVIVSESKGEKVMLLGPAVRGRKGEYYQLLYDLYNSGFAKVRVDGKIHNLSEQITLSRYGKHTIEVVVDTLTAAEMKKVSKETRQRISEGIETCLEYGKDVMTVLFGGKRERLLSSKFSCPDDEFSFPEIEPRLFSFNSPYGACPGCDGLGIESLFSESVCPVCNGKRLRPEGLHVWVGGKSIVEVTRMNIDDAQAFLSHIKLNAQSAKIAENILREINNRLQFMLNVGIEYLTLDRRAGTLSGGEAQRIRLASQIGSRLVGAMYVLDEPTIGLHQRDNDKLIATLLELRDMGNTIIVVEHDEDTILAADWMVELGPGAGIHGGHLIVSADMAEAINHPTSLTAAYLRGDLDIPVPEDRRAIGRDVIKIRGASANNLKNIDVDIPLRRFVCVTGVSGSGKSTLVEDVMYKHLAKKLQGTGGRPGKATAVLGTEYLDRVEMIDQSPIGRTPRSNPATYTGAWTPIRELLASVEEARYRGYKPGRFSFNTPGGRCENCQGNGQIGIEMHFLPTVYVPCDVCHGKRFDRETLEVLWNGKNVHQILELTIDEGVDFFKDVPIVHDRMLGMQSVGLGYITIGQPATTLSGGEAQRVKLAKELSKRHLGRVMYVFDEPTTGLHFADIKQLLEVMHRLVEKGNTVVVIEHNLDVIKTADWVIDLGPEGGDRGGTLLAEGTPEEIARMPRSYTGQYLKKTLKKSKK